From Aptenodytes patagonicus chromosome 1, bAptPat1.pri.cur, whole genome shotgun sequence, one genomic window encodes:
- the FAM118A gene encoding protein FAM118A, which translates to MDSSERSTVRSEKKSRKFLKSLIRKQPRDLLLVIGTGVSAAVAPGIPALCSWRSCIEAVIEAAEQLEVLHPGDVAEFRKKVIKDRDLLVVAHDLIRKMSPRTGDTKPNFFQDCLMEVFDNLEQHIQNPVVLQSILRLMERGTMVLTTNYDNLLEIFGQQQGKPMESLDLKDKDKVLQWARGHIKYGVLHIHGLYTDPCGMVLDPSGYKDVTQDPEVMEVLQNLYRTKSFLFLGCGETLRDQIFQALFLYTVKNKVDLEHYMLVLKENEDHFFKLQADMLLHGIKVVSYGDCFKQFPEYVQDLTAQICKQRSPDADRVDSTTLLGTSCVDCAKRKLGENGTDSPKRIKQSDNGAVTSPATELSQH; encoded by the exons ATGGATTCATCAGAACGATCAACAGTTAGAAGTGAGAAGAAATCCAG aaaattcttaaaaagTCTAATAAGAAAGCAGCCTCGGGACCTTCTTCTTGTAATTGGAACTGGGGTAAGTGCTGCAGTAGCACCAGGAATCCCAGCGCTGTGCTCCTGGAGAAGCTGCATTGAGGCTGTAATTGAAGCAGCTGAACAGCTGGAGGTGCTTCATCCGGGAGATGTTGCTGAATTTCGTAAAAAAGTAATCAAAGATAGAGACCTGCTTGTGGTTGCACACGATCTCATCAGGAAAATGTCACCA cgtACTGGGGATACGAAGCCCAACTTCTTCCAGGATTGCTTAATGGAGGTGTTCGATAATTTAGAACAACACATTCAGAATCCCGTTGTTCTGCAATCAATCCTGAGACTCATGGAGAGAGGCACAATGGTTCTGACTACAAACTATGATAATTTACTTGAAATATTTGGTCAGCAACAGGGTAAACCTATGGAATCTTTAGACTTGAAAGATAAGGATAAG GTTCTTCAGTGGGCAAGAGGTCATATAAAATATGGAGTTCTTCATATTCACGGCTTATATACAGATCCCTGTGGAATGGTGCTAGATCCCTCGGGATATAAAGATGTTACTCAAGATCCTGAAGTCATG GAGGTTCTTCAAAATTTGTATCGAACcaagtcttttttgtttttgggcTGCGGAGAGACTCTGCGTGATCAGATATTCCAAGCTCTTTTTCTTTATACTGTAAAGAATAAAGTGGATTTAGAACATTATATGTTGGtgcttaaagaaaatgaagaccaCTTTTTTAAGCTCCAGGCAGATATGCTGCTGCACGGAATAAAAGTAGTGTCCTACGGGGACTGCTTTAAACAATTCCCAGAGTACGTACAAGATCTGACTGCTCAAATCTGCAAGCAGAGAAGCCCAG ATGCTGATCGAGTGGACAGCACAACACTGTTAG GAACTTCATGTGTGGACTGTGCTAAAAGGAAGTTAGGAGAAAACGGCACTGACTCTCCTAAGAGAATCAAGCAGTCAGACAATG gtgctGTTACTTCACCTGCCACTGAATTGTCTCAGCACTAA